The following coding sequences lie in one Spirochaetaceae bacterium genomic window:
- a CDS encoding RsmE family RNA methyltransferase yields MAIRCAVGPEGGFSPAEEALFREHGFHAAGLPGGILRVDTAAVAALTAARQLLASLGAQ; encoded by the coding sequence TTGGCGATCCGTTGCGCCGTGGGGCCGGAGGGCGGCTTCTCGCCGGCCGAAGAGGCGCTGTTTCGGGAGCACGGCTTTCACGCGGCGGGCCTGCCCGGCGGCATACTGCGCGTCGACACCGCCGCGGTCGCCGCGCTGACCGCCGCCCGCCAGCTCCTGGCGTCGCTGGGCGCGCAGTAG
- a CDS encoding sigma-54 dependent transcriptional regulator encodes MIRLLLIDDDPRAHSTLELVLPDEYHLLSATTLAAGRRLATAGEVDVVLLDLALPDGNGMDLLRYITGQPLGPPVVILTGTTEVAVAVDAIRAGASDYLLKPYELRTLLAKLHNALINSAARHARERRAPPDGLVGESAPLVQVRELMEAFADSDAAVMVMGESGTGKELVSRGIHRLSHRSPAPFVAINCGAIPDTLVESELFGSEPGAFTGAVARAGCFERADGGTLFLDEVAEMALDTQVKLLRALESHEVTRVGGAHPATVNVRVVSATNRDPEAHLADGGMRLDLWYRLAVLIIRVPPLRERRDDIPLLSYALLGAGGEPGIALSDPALRRLAAHNWPGNVRELHNVLERARLLAGRRAGGAPAGARTGRSGGAELLIEERDIVFDGAAARRAPPATPRGG; translated from the coding sequence GTGATTAGACTTCTGCTGATCGACGACGACCCGCGCGCCCACAGTACGCTGGAACTGGTGCTGCCGGATGAGTACCACCTGCTGTCCGCCACCACGCTGGCGGCCGGCCGGCGGCTGGCGACGGCCGGCGAGGTGGACGTCGTGCTCCTCGACCTCGCCCTTCCGGACGGCAACGGCATGGACCTGCTGCGCTACATCACCGGCCAGCCGCTCGGACCGCCGGTGGTGATTCTGACCGGCACCACCGAGGTGGCGGTGGCGGTGGATGCGATCCGCGCCGGCGCCAGCGACTACCTGCTCAAGCCCTACGAACTGCGCACGCTGCTCGCCAAGCTGCACAACGCGCTGATCAACAGTGCCGCCCGCCACGCCCGCGAGCGCCGGGCGCCGCCGGATGGCCTGGTCGGGGAGTCGGCGCCGCTGGTGCAGGTGCGCGAGCTGATGGAGGCGTTCGCCGACTCGGATGCCGCGGTGATGGTGATGGGCGAAAGCGGCACCGGCAAGGAACTGGTGTCGCGCGGCATTCATCGGCTCTCGCACCGGTCGCCGGCGCCGTTCGTGGCGATCAACTGCGGCGCCATTCCCGACACGCTCGTGGAGAGCGAGCTGTTCGGATCGGAGCCGGGTGCGTTTACCGGCGCGGTGGCGCGGGCCGGCTGCTTCGAGCGCGCCGACGGCGGCACCCTGTTCCTCGACGAGGTGGCGGAGATGGCGCTCGACACGCAGGTCAAGCTGCTGCGCGCGCTGGAGAGTCACGAGGTGACGCGCGTCGGCGGGGCGCATCCGGCGACCGTCAACGTGCGCGTGGTGAGCGCCACCAACCGCGACCCGGAGGCGCACTTGGCGGACGGCGGCATGCGGCTCGACCTGTGGTACCGGCTGGCGGTGCTGATAATCCGCGTGCCGCCGCTGCGGGAGCGGCGCGACGACATTCCCCTGCTCTCCTACGCGCTGCTCGGCGCCGGCGGCGAACCCGGCATCGCACTGAGCGACCCGGCGCTCAGGCGGCTGGCCGCCCACAACTGGCCCGGCAACGTGCGCGAGCTGCACAACGTGCTGGAGCGGGCGCGCCTGCTCGCCGGACGGCGGGCCGGCGGCGCACCGGCCGGCGCCCGCACGGGCCGGAGCGGGGGCGCTGAGTTGCTGATCGAGGAGCGCGATATCGTGTTCGACGGCGCCGCCGCCAGGCGGGCGCCGCCTGCGACACCCCGCGGCGGGTGA
- a CDS encoding YbjN domain-containing protein, with amino-acid sequence MIDSAKIEGYMLSLSLTYETVDDGTWLINDDEKGLENVLVILADPVVIIRVKVMGIPAQQREEFFEQLLRLNQSDMIHGAYALEGDDVILLNTLVGATLDLEEFQATLDAIGLELAQHYRKLAGYRDRVEVT; translated from the coding sequence ATGATAGATTCGGCAAAGATCGAGGGCTACATGCTCTCGCTTTCCCTCACCTACGAGACGGTCGACGATGGCACGTGGCTGATCAATGACGACGAGAAGGGCCTGGAGAACGTCCTGGTCATCCTCGCCGATCCGGTCGTGATCATCCGCGTCAAGGTCATGGGAATTCCCGCTCAGCAGCGCGAGGAGTTCTTCGAGCAGCTCCTGCGCCTCAATCAGTCGGACATGATCCACGGCGCCTACGCACTGGAGGGCGACGACGTGATCCTGCTCAACACGCTGGTGGGAGCCACCCTTGACCTTGAAGAGTTCCAGGCCACCCTGGATGCGATCGGGCTCGAGCTGGCTCAGCACTACCGGAAGCTGGCCGGGTACCGTGACAGAGTGGAGGTTACCTGA
- a CDS encoding PspA/IM30 family protein, which translates to MGLFDRFRRVVRSNINDMITKAENPEKMLNQLIVEMNEQLIESKKSVASAIADEKRLQRQLLEQRRNADIWEQRAMDAVRAGKDDLAKQALVRKQEHAEYVSSYQEQYDAQHASVEQLKDSLRQLQQKIEEASRKKNLLIARAKRAEAQQRIQATISATGNTSAFDAFDRMAAKVEEAEAHAEATDELVQLDAGDAQLEKQFRELESGGGADRMLEDLKSKMRQIEDKSTPGAAAP; encoded by the coding sequence ATGGGACTGTTTGACCGTTTCCGGCGCGTGGTGCGCTCCAACATCAACGACATGATCACCAAGGCCGAGAATCCGGAGAAGATGCTCAACCAGTTGATCGTGGAGATGAACGAGCAGCTCATCGAGTCCAAGAAGAGCGTGGCATCCGCGATCGCCGACGAGAAGCGGCTGCAGCGGCAGCTCCTGGAGCAGCGGCGCAACGCCGACATCTGGGAGCAGCGCGCCATGGACGCGGTACGCGCCGGCAAGGATGACCTGGCCAAGCAGGCGCTGGTGCGCAAGCAGGAACATGCCGAATACGTGTCCAGCTACCAGGAGCAGTACGACGCCCAGCACGCCTCGGTGGAGCAGCTCAAGGACTCGCTGCGGCAACTGCAGCAGAAGATCGAAGAGGCCAGCCGCAAGAAGAACCTGCTGATCGCGCGCGCCAAGCGGGCGGAGGCGCAGCAGCGCATCCAGGCCACCATCAGCGCCACCGGCAACACCTCGGCGTTCGACGCCTTCGACCGTATGGCCGCCAAGGTGGAGGAGGCGGAAGCGCACGCCGAGGCCACCGACGAGCTGGTTCAGCTCGATGCCGGCGACGCGCAACTCGAAAAGCAGTTCCGGGAACTGGAGTCCGGCGGGGGCGCCGACCGGATGCTCGAGGACCTGAAGTCCAAGATGCGCCAGATCGAGGACAAGAGCACTCCCGGCGCCGCCGCGCCGTAG
- a CDS encoding winged helix-turn-helix domain-containing protein: protein MSGSSGLPRVLFVVGHDPALEVRLRRLHAAPRRSGRGFEILVSREFDASRDAALFIVPAAAVNTLLGGGGRLALPVLAYGNEQGLAPAFLRGCVDYLREPWSLSELQLRVQLWLERRETVASPGVAHAAGGGIRLRGTTLHGAGGAVALSVAEARLLEMLLYNAGRVTSREALFYRLWGRLPARRSRAIDVHVAALRRKTRIACGAGAAGDGAGPTITAVRGEGYLLAVAAQPAATRTAKPAGC from the coding sequence ATGAGCGGTTCGTCCGGCCTGCCGCGCGTGTTGTTCGTGGTCGGCCACGATCCGGCGCTGGAGGTGCGCCTGCGGCGGCTGCACGCCGCGCCGCGCCGCTCCGGCCGCGGCTTCGAGATCCTGGTGAGCCGCGAATTCGACGCGAGCCGCGACGCCGCGCTGTTCATCGTTCCCGCCGCCGCGGTCAACACCCTGCTCGGCGGAGGCGGCCGGCTGGCGTTGCCGGTGCTCGCCTACGGCAACGAGCAGGGACTGGCGCCGGCGTTCCTGCGCGGCTGCGTCGACTATCTGCGCGAGCCGTGGTCCCTCAGCGAGCTGCAACTGCGCGTGCAACTGTGGCTGGAACGCAGGGAGACGGTCGCCTCGCCGGGGGTCGCGCACGCTGCCGGCGGCGGCATACGGCTGCGCGGCACCACCCTGCACGGCGCCGGCGGCGCGGTGGCCCTGTCGGTGGCGGAGGCGCGGCTGCTGGAAATGCTGCTGTACAATGCCGGCCGCGTGACCAGCCGCGAGGCGCTGTTCTACCGGCTGTGGGGCCGGCTGCCGGCCCGGCGCAGCCGCGCGATCGACGTGCACGTGGCCGCGCTGCGCCGCAAGACCCGGATCGCCTGTGGCGCTGGCGCCGCCGGGGACGGCGCCGGCCCCACCATCACCGCGGTGCGCGGCGAAGGCTACCTGCTGGCGGTGGCGGCGCAGCCGGCCGCTACACGAACAGCGAAACCAGCAGGTTGTTGA
- a CDS encoding sodium-translocating pyrophosphatase has product MKRMCALAGVVALLLLPAIPALAQADAAAAGRDLMWVTWLGSIAALVFALLLALSVLRKHPGSDIMQELSRAVLEGATAYLKQQYKVVGLFFILLFAVLAVISYGLKLLSPFVPFAFITGGFFSALAGFIGMSIATRANARTAQGASESLNAGLRVAFSSGTVMGMTVVGLGLLDISIWWFLLRFAFDVPVVEIPPIMITFGMGASLQALFARLGGGIFTKAADVGADLVGKVEANIPEDDARNPATIADNVGDNVGDVAGMGADLYESYVGSIIATMALGAIASLSLPEVSALQMIQVPVSVATIGVLCSILGTAVVRTRGEASQHVLLKALRNGTWLSTALIAVLSLVLVLLTAGPSFIGIWGAMIVGLVAGNVIGWFTEYYTSDNYKPTQELAAEAQTGPATLIIQGHALGMLSTLVPVVTVVAATLLAFFLSGGGQFPGIGLYGIGLAAVGMLSTLGITLATDAYGPVADNAGGIAEMAEMEPHVRERTDALDSLGNTTAATGKGFAIGSAALTALALLAEYRNKIVEALDTVTVGAAFEQFYANIITITRDAAGHVQDAQMSINLMDPKILMGLFIGAVLPFVFASLSMKAVGRAAGDMVKEVRRQFQANPGILEGKVRPDYASCVGISTKGAQREMVVPSILAVVAPILVGVLFGPFTVIALLAGALATGFVLAIMMANAGGAWDNAKKFVEAGNYGGKGSEAHKAGVIGDTVGDPYKDTSGPSINILLKLMSMVSIVFVTSFLALNNLLVSLFV; this is encoded by the coding sequence ATGAAGCGAATGTGCGCACTCGCGGGAGTAGTGGCCCTGCTCCTGCTTCCGGCGATTCCGGCCCTGGCGCAGGCCGACGCGGCTGCGGCGGGCCGCGACCTGATGTGGGTAACCTGGCTCGGCTCCATCGCGGCGCTGGTGTTTGCGCTGCTCCTGGCCCTGTCGGTGCTGCGCAAGCATCCCGGCTCGGACATCATGCAGGAGCTCAGCCGTGCGGTGCTGGAAGGCGCCACCGCCTACCTCAAGCAGCAGTACAAGGTGGTCGGCCTGTTCTTCATCCTGCTGTTCGCGGTGCTCGCCGTCATCTCCTACGGGCTCAAGCTGCTGTCGCCGTTCGTGCCGTTCGCGTTCATCACCGGCGGCTTCTTCTCGGCGCTCGCCGGCTTTATCGGCATGTCGATCGCTACCCGCGCCAACGCGCGCACCGCCCAGGGCGCCAGCGAGTCGCTCAACGCCGGACTGCGGGTGGCGTTCTCGTCCGGCACGGTAATGGGCATGACCGTGGTGGGGCTCGGGCTGCTCGACATCTCCATCTGGTGGTTCCTGCTGCGCTTCGCCTTCGATGTCCCGGTGGTCGAGATCCCGCCGATCATGATCACCTTCGGCATGGGCGCCTCGCTGCAGGCGCTGTTCGCGCGGCTCGGCGGCGGCATCTTCACCAAGGCCGCGGACGTCGGCGCCGACCTGGTCGGCAAGGTGGAGGCCAACATTCCCGAGGATGACGCCCGCAACCCCGCCACCATCGCGGACAACGTGGGCGACAACGTGGGCGACGTGGCCGGCATGGGCGCCGACCTGTACGAGTCCTACGTCGGCTCGATCATCGCCACCATGGCGCTCGGCGCCATCGCCTCGCTCAGCCTGCCGGAAGTGTCCGCCCTGCAGATGATCCAGGTGCCGGTATCGGTGGCTACCATCGGCGTGCTGTGCTCGATCCTCGGCACCGCGGTGGTGCGCACCAGGGGCGAGGCCTCCCAGCACGTGCTGCTGAAGGCGCTGCGCAACGGCACTTGGCTGTCCACGGCGCTGATCGCGGTGCTGTCGCTGGTGCTCGTGCTGCTCACCGCCGGACCGAGCTTCATCGGCATCTGGGGGGCGATGATCGTCGGCCTGGTGGCCGGCAACGTGATCGGCTGGTTCACCGAGTACTACACCTCCGACAACTACAAGCCGACCCAGGAGCTGGCGGCCGAGGCGCAGACCGGCCCGGCGACCCTGATCATCCAGGGCCACGCGCTCGGCATGCTGTCCACCCTGGTGCCGGTGGTGACCGTGGTGGCGGCAACCCTGCTGGCGTTCTTCCTGTCCGGGGGCGGACAGTTCCCGGGCATCGGCCTGTACGGCATCGGTCTGGCCGCGGTCGGCATGCTCAGCACCCTCGGCATCACCCTGGCCACCGACGCGTACGGCCCGGTGGCGGACAACGCCGGCGGCATCGCCGAGATGGCGGAGATGGAGCCGCACGTGCGCGAGCGCACCGACGCCCTGGACTCGCTCGGCAACACCACCGCCGCCACCGGCAAGGGCTTCGCCATCGGCTCGGCCGCGCTCACCGCCCTGGCCCTGCTGGCCGAGTACCGCAACAAGATCGTCGAGGCGCTCGACACCGTCACCGTGGGCGCTGCCTTCGAGCAGTTCTACGCCAACATCATCACCATCACCCGCGACGCCGCCGGGCACGTGCAGGATGCCCAGATGAGCATCAACCTGATGGATCCCAAGATCCTCATGGGGCTGTTCATCGGCGCCGTGCTGCCGTTCGTGTTCGCGTCGCTGTCGATGAAGGCGGTGGGACGCGCCGCCGGCGACATGGTCAAGGAGGTGCGGCGCCAGTTCCAGGCCAACCCCGGCATCCTGGAAGGTAAGGTGCGCCCCGACTACGCATCCTGCGTGGGCATCTCGACCAAGGGCGCGCAGCGCGAAATGGTCGTCCCTTCGATCCTGGCGGTGGTCGCCCCGATCCTGGTCGGCGTGCTGTTCGGCCCGTTCACGGTAATCGCGCTGCTCGCCGGCGCACTCGCCACCGGTTTCGTGCTGGCCATCATGATGGCCAACGCGGGCGGCGCCTGGGACAACGCCAAGAAGTTCGTGGAGGCGGGCAACTACGGCGGCAAGGGCTCGGAAGCGCACAAGGCGGGCGTCATCGGCGACACCGTCGGCGACCCCTACAAGGACACCTCCGGACCGTCGATCAACATCCTGCTGAAGCTGATGTCGATGGTGTCGATCGTGTTCGTGACCAGCTTCCTGGCGCTCAACAACCTGCTGGTTTCGCTGTTCGTGTAG
- a CDS encoding coenzyme F420-0:L-glutamate ligase yields the protein MTVTAVRTPLIRSGCDLAAVLAASLPAPLPDRCVLVVASKVVSIAEGRLTGRAGDREALHDLVRREAEYYLEPHASRYDIMLTIKRNWMFVNAGIDQSNAAGHLAPWPRDPQRSANELWRRLREHAAGGRRLGVILADSGGIPLNWGVVGRGIAHCGFVALRDYTGTPDLHGRKMRMEKTNLVQSIAAAAVLEMGEGAERTPVAVVEHVGRLQFQDREPTAAELAALRISLEDDAYAPILRSAPWQRGAGGS from the coding sequence GTGACCGTTACCGCCGTCCGCACCCCGCTGATCCGTTCCGGCTGCGACCTGGCGGCGGTGCTCGCGGCCAGCCTGCCGGCCCCGCTGCCGGACCGCTGCGTACTGGTGGTCGCCTCCAAGGTGGTCAGCATCGCCGAGGGCCGCCTCACCGGGCGCGCCGGCGACCGCGAGGCGCTGCACGACCTGGTGCGGCGGGAGGCGGAGTACTACCTGGAGCCGCACGCCTCGCGCTACGATATCATGCTCACCATCAAGCGCAACTGGATGTTCGTGAACGCCGGCATCGACCAGTCCAACGCCGCCGGCCACCTGGCGCCGTGGCCGCGCGACCCGCAGCGCAGCGCCAACGAACTGTGGCGCCGGCTGCGCGAACATGCCGCCGGCGGGCGCCGACTCGGCGTGATTCTCGCCGACTCGGGCGGCATTCCCCTGAACTGGGGCGTGGTGGGCCGCGGCATCGCCCACTGCGGCTTCGTCGCGCTGCGCGACTACACCGGCACCCCCGACCTGCACGGCCGCAAGATGAGGATGGAAAAGACCAACCTCGTGCAGTCGATCGCCGCCGCCGCGGTGCTGGAGATGGGCGAGGGCGCCGAGCGCACCCCGGTCGCCGTGGTGGAGCACGTAGGCCGCCTGCAATTCCAGGACCGCGAGCCCACCGCCGCCGAACTGGCGGCCCTGCGCATCAGCCTCGAAGACGACGCCTACGCCCCCATCCTCCGCTCCGCCCCCTGGCAACGCGGCGCCGGCGGCTCCTAG
- a CDS encoding Hsp70 family protein translates to MIGIGLDFGTTNTTVAVADGDQITYLTLDPLAIPTTVMPTALYIRRTMDHTVGSIAIASYLGDNAGRVVRLRKIDIGAIAMTVNASDGGSAPGHSEGDAVEVAVRVRGDDDAELPGRLFRGLKSYLGIRTHERFKVFHRQFRTVALVTLILSEIRRSIESSGRTLDGGLHIGRPVRFVGDDDANAIAMARLEEACRNAGFDDFTFYPEPVAASLSYLHSRRLGEPDAARSSPARRGLLAAANDSRRREPRLLLTFDFGGGTLDLCLLESRDGMFRVLGTEGLPLGGNRIDQLIIKRLVFPELGEGAPIKSAQHLSHADTVFPFYRYADYLLNWQMAYMMNQPDLMDTLFAGIRSGPDQQRKLGRLWRLVRGNYAYALLNATERAKARLSETEQTAIALPEIELEVPFDRARLEQILEPVVEEIGAAVATLLSKTRVASDRIDRVVCTGGSSQLLPVQARLEELFPGRIERFDFYRSIAGGLALASARGYRHDLP, encoded by the coding sequence ATGATCGGTATCGGACTCGATTTCGGCACGACCAATACCACGGTCGCCGTGGCCGATGGCGACCAGATCACGTATCTCACGCTCGATCCACTCGCCATCCCGACCACGGTCATGCCCACTGCTCTCTATATCCGCCGCACCATGGACCACACCGTGGGCAGCATCGCCATCGCCAGTTATCTCGGTGACAACGCCGGCCGCGTGGTACGCCTGCGCAAGATCGATATCGGCGCGATCGCCATGACCGTCAACGCCAGCGACGGCGGCAGCGCTCCCGGCCACTCGGAGGGAGACGCCGTCGAGGTCGCCGTGCGCGTGCGCGGCGACGACGACGCGGAACTGCCCGGCCGCCTGTTTCGTGGCCTCAAGAGCTATCTCGGCATCCGCACCCACGAACGCTTCAAGGTGTTCCACCGCCAGTTTCGCACCGTTGCCCTCGTCACCCTGATCCTGTCCGAGATTCGCCGCTCCATCGAATCCTCGGGCCGCACGCTCGACGGCGGCCTGCACATCGGCCGCCCGGTGCGCTTCGTCGGCGACGACGACGCCAACGCCATCGCCATGGCGCGCCTGGAAGAAGCGTGCCGCAACGCCGGTTTCGACGACTTCACCTTCTACCCGGAGCCGGTGGCCGCCAGCCTCAGCTACCTCCATAGCCGGCGCTTGGGCGAGCCGGATGCGGCCCGCTCCTCACCGGCCCGGCGCGGCCTGCTCGCCGCCGCCAACGACTCCCGCCGCCGCGAACCGCGGCTTCTGCTCACCTTCGACTTCGGCGGCGGAACGCTGGACCTGTGCCTGCTGGAGAGCCGCGACGGGATGTTCCGGGTGCTCGGCACGGAGGGCCTGCCGCTCGGCGGCAACCGCATCGACCAGCTCATCATCAAGCGCCTGGTGTTTCCGGAACTGGGCGAGGGCGCGCCGATCAAGAGCGCGCAGCACCTCAGTCACGCGGACACGGTGTTCCCCTTCTACCGGTACGCCGATTACCTGCTCAACTGGCAGATGGCGTACATGATGAACCAGCCCGACCTGATGGACACGTTGTTCGCCGGCATCCGGTCGGGGCCGGACCAGCAGCGCAAGCTGGGGCGGCTGTGGCGGCTGGTGCGCGGCAACTACGCGTACGCCCTGCTGAACGCCACCGAGCGCGCCAAGGCGCGCCTGTCGGAGACGGAGCAGACGGCGATCGCCCTGCCCGAGATAGAGCTGGAGGTGCCGTTCGACCGCGCGCGGCTGGAGCAGATCCTGGAGCCGGTGGTGGAAGAGATCGGCGCCGCGGTCGCCACCCTGCTGAGCAAGACCCGGGTAGCGTCCGACCGGATCGACCGCGTGGTGTGCACCGGCGGATCGTCGCAGCTCCTGCCGGTGCAGGCGCGGCTGGAGGAGCTGTTTCCGGGCCGCATCGAGCGCTTCGACTTCTACCGCAGCATCGCCGGCGGACTCGCCCTGGCGAGCGCGCGCGGCTATCGCCACGACCTGCCCTGA